The DNA sequence tgtaaacaaacaatcacGTGTCTCACTGTCTTGTGCTTGCGCTTTTGTCGTCATGACTTGTTGCTGTTTGACATCTGTAACCTTTTGCACATACCGCAAACCTTGCTGTTGTATTTATCAATTGAACTTGCACGCTTTCATGGGCAAAGactaatattttccaaaaataaagccTGCCATCATTCGGCCGAAGGGATCTGTGAATTGCCCAATATACCTACCCCTCCAGTAACATACGGGAATTCCATTAGCTCTTAAGTCAAAACTGAGCATGCGCGATCATTTATTTATAGACGGTCGCCACATTGTCAATATTAAAACTAGTGGCATAGAACTACGAAACCGTACGATGGTACATCATTtaatggattaatgattaaacttccgacaatcgcaggcactgagtgagtaacgctgggacttggggtgtaaaatggtattttatttgggttgatattgacatgaaaaacctctaaaaacggtcatcatattacatagttacaggtttggggaattaagctttgaccgttaacattactggggcccgacttgaatgaacttgtactggttgtaaaataacatttaaggaatctgaatcgggatcggatcggcccgatctgctaattttcagatcggagatcggcagatccgatcttgggttggTTCGGCCAACACTACAGGATACACATGAAACTTTTCACCCATTCTGCACAATTTGGAAGGTCTTTAAATTGATTTATAGTGCTTCATAAAATCCAATGTAAAGGAGGGGACATTATTTTTGAGATTTTTGACAAATCTTTCTTTGGGTCACATTTTTTCTGTAATTCAAATGTgcaaatgattttaatttcaaaacttaGGTGCATATAACTACATTTAGAAAAGTCATCCAGTAGTCAATTTTAAATTCctttattatataaattagagctttcaaaatgtgctttttgaagatgaaatgtcaaaaaaagtgaacttttcacCAAAAACTATGGCATTTGTGTGATTTCTTTTATGTGTGATTTTAAAGGGAGTAGACATACttcatttataaattaaaagGAATCCTTAGCTTCTTTCATTAAGCAGCAGGATGCTAAGAAACATGGATTTTTCAAATATGTACCCTGATTGTGAAACAGCCCATGTAGAGTGTGAATTTGGGCCCTTCTTTCACACATAAGGAACTGCTGTCTGGTAGCAATACAATGCTGGgtataactcaatttggccaaaatgaTGGCATTGGGCCCTTTTTACATTtagattttgtacaaaatatcCCTGAATGGGGTTTTAATTTTGTATTAAATGTTTAATCATGTTTCAGGCTATAGATCTTGCCAAAAAAGAAGGCCTTCTACAGGAAAATAAGAAGAAACGAGGAAAAACTAAAGTAAGTGTATAAATAACTGGGCTGATTTTAAAACTTACAATTTGGAGATTAATTAGCAAcatacttttttgtttttgtaagtATTATAATCACAGTTAGAGTGTTGTCATAACTTGGCTATTCCATGGCTTTTCTTCAGCCTCCTCCTGACACTGGAGTGAAAGATTGAAATTTGAAACAACAGCCTAATCTCAGCAAAGAGATTCATTTTGTAGGATTGTTGATATCATAAACTGGTTaattttgttagccaaatccaaaatttattactcGCGGAACTAAGCTTTCGAAATCAGAAAGAAAGGCAAGAACTCACTCCACTGTGATGAGGGTACATACTctctagatcatgtatatgaccctcTGCTAAAATCAACTTCACTTCGCTCCGGGTAACGAGGATGTGTCTTCCAAGTTTcacgggaaaagcagtggaccagttcatctgtgatcaagctaTCAGCCAAGATGGCAAAAGCTCAATTCTGTGAGTAATCAGTTTTGGATTTGGCTTACAAAATTAACCAGTTTAATTAACAACCTAATCTGTTCATTGAAAAAGTTCCAACTCGAAAAATATTACCcactttgatattttgtcaaTTACTGCCCAAGAAAATGTTAATCCATTGTGTCAAACTGGAAAGAATGAACAAAAACTGTTATTTCCTTAAGTTATTATACTCCCATGCAAAGTTCCACTCCAGATCCAGAGAGTAAGAGTGATAGGTGGAGCAAAAGCCTTGATGTCCGACAGACAGAATATGTTAGGAGGAGATTCTGTATTTATAAatggaaagagagaaaaaaataataataaacggtGGGAATTCAAACTAATGCACCCACACTGAACATCTATAGGCACAAGCTATATCCCAATGAGGTTGAActaaagagtaccgactccgccatgtttgtgtgtcactcatggacgGCAAATAGTGTACTTACAGGTTAATTGCACTAGCTAAGGACTTACCTGCAAACGAGCACCATCCTCGCTTCGCGGAGGTCTGCAGTAGGTTGCAGTTGCATGCCAAATGCATTTTAGAGATACGCCCATATATTGTGCATTAAATATAGCGGCCTCAGCTATATACACGAGAAATCACCATTTTGTCCTCGGTTTGACAATTAAATGTTGATTCAGAATTCCTCATTTTGATAGCAATACATAATGTCTGTAGTTGCTGGCAAAcacaaacaggggtgtgtgtgcgtatgtgtttgGCATCAAGCGCTGACGTTTTTATGACAGTTTGACACTTAACATGTCAACAGTGGACATTACAGCAACTGGGGACCGTCCTCGTTTAGCTAAGGTTTGCATTGCAATTGACTGCAAACAGCCTAAAAATGCATTTGAGAATGCGTCAcctattgttgatataaaaatcaGTCCCCGGTTGATTAGTAATAATCCAAACAAATTGTGTATAGTTTGTGTAAAACGGGTCAATGTCCCCGGCTAGGCCCAGAAAATCTGAAAACATGTCCACATTTAGATAGTTAAGACTAGGGGTCTGtatcaattcagcaatgtgcggacaaagcccaaaataaaggttcatggaatttgccaaaatattgtgataggaaaggtatttgggtctaatgattttgtaacttgatcaaaaattcgaaaatcccTTGTAACACAATTATGCTATACGATACTCAGTCTTGATCCCAGTCTAGCAATGTCTGCCTGTTGTACATCGGAGAGATAGCCGACTTCATTTGCACaaactatagtgggaattccaattgaatgaatgcagctttcaatagcgtgacgattttttgcttacactgcgcgatgtacaccAGCGTGTGCAATTGTGCGTGAGTAACACGGaaatgaatccaaccatgccaacgcactcaagattggttagcattgtatccaaggtcgtgcgtacatgttgtagtttgaaatatgcgatatacgatcgcggttggatcaagtacagccgttgaaagctgtgttcagtGGCTTATCCTATGGTATATTATTACTTCAGTATCCTTGACTGAGTACTGCATGTTTGGCTTATTGtgaatatacattatatatagtAAACACAATTTCATTAATTTCTCTCTCATTGTATTTCCGTAGGAAGAGCTAAAAGAAGAAGAGGAAAATGCTATACGAACAATTATAGAAAGCAATGCTGATATAAGGTAAATAAGGTACAAAAAAAAAGCACATAATTCAACAAAAATAACAACTTACAATGATTCTTGTTTTTACAAAGAAGTAAATAATGAATATTTGGCATGGCAGGGTCTCCCAGGGCCAGAAGCAATATGAAGAacactatagtctgtataccttcctcaagtcagtaatttagatattgttttttattgtatctcaaattgtaatcatgagaagtatataaaagtatacattttcagaaaggaaatgatgcaagaagtccaactagcataacagattcttgcaaaaatgaacagtttttgagaaaatctcaaaatttgattttaatttactgactcgaggaaggctGCTGCTGAATTCTGAACCCAGTCTAGGCTCAGGGTTCAGAAAACAACGTCAAACTAATAGATCTTATGCTTGTACAGACAGGGATTTTCGGTGTCTTAATTTCATAGTATTTCTTTCTTGTTTATCTTTTGCAGAGGGGGTTATAGTAAACCAAAAATAACCGATATTCTATGGATACAACTTGTATTATCTCCATGGTTTCTAGTCCAGTATATATTATGGCATCTAAGGTGGATTTGGAAATTTATTATCAAAAGAGAAGAATATGGTGATGATGAAAAACATTATTTAATACAAAGGAATCTACGAGTGTCACAAAGCCAATATGATGTGAGTATATCTTTCACAAACATACGTTACAAACAGACTAGCACACTTGAATAATTGAAGTTTCAACAATAAACTTTAATAATAATGAAACAAGAAACACAAGACAAGTTGATGtcgtgtcaaaggtcatatgACACAACATCCCCCAAAAGGGGGCACTAGTCTATTGTAACTACTATTGTAGGGTGTAATTCTAAGGTAAAATTGCCACTTTCACTCAGGCGAATTTCAGATTTTTGCCCCTCAGAActtaggataggataggataggaaacTTTATTTCACCACAGaggcccaaatcaacaaagttgttATTCTTTGGGGCCGTGGACAAAacacaacatacaaaatatattacaaaaacaaaGTACAAATAATTTACATCATCATAGAATTGATAGATTTacacaaaagttttaaaaatatacacttttagcattatttttgaaaatatgtaaaTAAGGTCCTAGATTTTTGAATAGTTTCATCTAAATTGTTCCAGATGATTGCACCTCTATATGTTAAACTACGCTTCTTATAATCTGTCCTTGGTTGAGAGATCTTAACATTAAATCATTTACTGTGGCGAAAGTTGTAATGACTGTCTGGAATTGAAAATATATGAGTTAAATAAGCAGGTGACAAGTTATTCAAAATCTTATATTAAAATAGAACAATTGTACTGCTGCCTATTAGAAACTGGTTTCCAACCAAGTTGATCAAGAACAATATTACTAGATGTGTCCCATTTAGCATTACAAATTATATGTGCAGCCCTGTTTTGGATAAtttgtacagctcaacttaccgtacttttcctaaccagacagtccatgccaaaatcgttactacacctttacatttcatcgaatctctttttgatgtctgtcattttgaacatcacacttgaaagatgtatgctatgtagaaactttattttgaaatttcataatttgcatattattagcatatttgcaagaaaaaacatgaaaatcaataaatacctatatttttcacaatttcaatattttattagaaattaagcacgtgaggccgtttgttatgacttgatgaatgaagctgttaaaacagattttgatatttttgcttatttttccttttttgccccaaaatgtgtaaaaatcaacatttttggatgacctatattttctttgaatatttatcaaatttcttaatttaggtataatacagtgcagaaaaagatgtcaaaaaatctgttaaacagatttccaataaattgttccattttccattttgggttaaatactcaattttcatgcgctggatatttgaaacataaaatgaaaacatgtccattgcacttttcctcgagatgtactataatatcaaggttacggatatattataatcccttcttatcttcactgatccatcagatacctatagaggttatccacttcactcatgtgtgacttctaacaaaaggcactggttcccgaaatattcctcattcaaactaattcaatgcactacctctgagttacctgcatgactttggcgggctattttgaaacagtcatggttgcacatgcaggtacttctttagaatgtcctaaacaaggtatagcagtcgttgataggatatgcagcttatagaacatggataacctctattgttatgaatgatcaatgaaaaggttcagaactgggctactaatggtctgtcaagtatctatagttattttcatgactgtgtcaactcaaaaatcatgcaaggtcgaatgtaggaaaagtatgatcagttgagctgtagacGTTTTGCTTCAGAAATACCACAATTTCACCAAACAACATTACAATATTCCAGATGAGGCAGAACAATTGAATTATAATTCCCATCTTCAAAATATCTtcaatgagaaaattaaatttacatttttttagcATGAACATTCCTTTGAGAGCTTTTTTACGCACAGTATCAATTTGTTGGTTCCATCTCTTCACTCTGTCCctggaatttttaaaaatgtgtattttccGACACCGCCAGTGCTTGAAGTCCAAAGAATTAGATACCACTTTTCAGtaaatttcaggaaattttaaagaaaatttaccaATTTTAGGAAATGTTTGCTTTACCCTTACTGTGCAAAGGAATCGGGAAAAGTGCATTTCATGATTTTTCCATGtgtttcaggaaattttgacaacACTAAGTGTCATATCTGTAGATAGAATTATGCCACAGAAGTCAGATTCCATATCTTCCTTCTGTAATAGATTCCATAATACATTGGAGCATTGGTAAAAGGTTAAAGGGCATTGGACCTCGACTATTGTCCAAAATAGAATAAAGTATTATTAATCTCCTCCAAACTGCATTGTGTAGAGTCAGTGAGCACATCAATTGATAATAATGCCTATtcaaaaataaaggttactccaaacagttgtggaatgtataataatatgataatagcTCAATAGATAAATGTGTTGAGTGGTGTGGTCCAGTGGTTAAGGTCTTTAACCCTGGTACAAGAGGTCCCTGGTTTGATCCCTGGTGGAGGCAAAATACATATATTCAATTATCCGCTCTCTCCATTACTGCCTTTGAATTATGAGGCAGATGCAAGTGATTACGAAGAGACTTCCAGGCAGTTCCGATCATGTTAACGCCTGGCTTTTCATACCCTAGTCCCAACATAAGATTAAAGACAAATTGTGTGGCTCCTGGGCATCATGATTTACCCATGCAAAAAGTGTGTGGTGATACAAGTTTGAGCCCCTGcagcagacagggtctaattctgcataaaaccggacagcgttatttctatagatctgctgcgcattcaaattgcattgtattgcatcgtaatttcatttgtgtctatgctaattatgtttacacaacatgaactcacatgtttcaagcaaattcgccgataataggtgatcaaaagcgatcggaatgttacaaaagtacagatcgcattcagcttacttcatatgagatgatcttgggaaaaatacggcataatttgtcttggtgcttgcggaatgccatgcagtaaaatattaaaacgttgcggcaattcatgattgacaactagcaatcggcgtgtccttcgtatcatccgctgtcaatttcttatccactcactaatcctcacaaaagctttgtgttgattacgtaatgtgtggaggcaaattgcaataagtacaatgaaataatgagtagggcgggctccgaggcgggtttcttcttcatcttacgtaacagtattgttctccaaaaaaaaccggaagcttgtcgtttggagctctagctgaaatacagcaataTAATGTAAGATaggaaatgtaaacctgtattttagctagagtatctcgagctacccTGCAGTCACATAAGTGTGTAATCgagctagcttgaaattctcATGGACAAGAAAGTAATTGCTTTATCATGACAAAAAgtctgggagctgatcctggttgcgatgttCATTTCTTGATATAGGCTGATTGGGGTATGTACCTATACAGGGCTGCACCGTATGAATGAATGAGTTTAATGTATATACATAACATACTTTCAGGGTAAATTTATGACTTTGGTTTTACTAAATTGCTATCAAAATTCCCATAATCTGATGAGTTACAATGAAGTTGTGTCATGTGTTGTGGTTTATCTGAAATCATTGATTTTCCTTCCAATCAATTTAATAGTTAAATAAATTTGCAAACATTAcccatttttgaattgtttattgcAGTCTATAGAAGCTCATGAAAGAGACGAAATGTTTTCTAAAGAATTATGGATAAGGGACAAATATGTGGTAAGTATTATGGAGTGGTGCATATTACTATGAACTATTTCTCTGTATTATACTTATTTTgcctgcaaacgaggacacacacaagattttgcACATTTAAATGAAGGACTTACCTGCAAACGAGCACCATCCTCGCTTCGCGGAGGTCTGCAGTAGGTTGCAGTTGCATGCCAAATGCATTTTAGAGATACATCCATATTGTGCATTAAATATATCGACCTCGGTTGGTAGGCGTATGTGTATTTCAGCTATATACACAAGAAATCACCATTTTTGTCCTCGGTTTGTCAATTAAATGTTGATTCAGAATTCCTCATTTTGATAGCAATACATAATGTCTGTAGTTGCTGGCGAAcacaaacaggggtgtgtgtgcgtatgtgtttgGCATCAAGTGCTGTCGTTTTTATGACAGTATGACACTTAACATTTCAACAGTGGACATGACAGCAAACATGGACTGTCCTCGTTTAGCTAAGGTTTCCAATTGACTGCAAACAGCCTAAAAATGCATTTGAGAATGCGTCACCTATTGTTGATATGAAACTCAGTCCCCGGTTGATTGgttaaaatccaaacaaattgtgTATAGTTTAAGTAAAACGGGTCAATGTCCCCGGCTAGACCCAGAAAATCTGAAAACATGTCCGCATTTAGATAGGGGCGGATTTAGAAGGGGgcgcacccccccccctttatttTTTGCAGAGCTGCGCCTGACtttatgtatttttgcagagtggcgcctgactttgtgtaggCGCAGAGCCACCGTGGCAGTGGTGGttgctcggcgccccctctattgaaaattcctggatctgccCCTGAAGTACATGGTCCCCATTTGCTGGAAAATACCTTAAGATGGTGTGTGTGTGCAGGAGGGTTTTTGTGGTCGTGTGGTGGAAGATAAtaccattttcaaatatttttcactcaaaattgagttttgtgGCTCTTTTCATTTTAACGAAGAAAcaacatctggatttattcataaagtgttatAACAAACTCAACATGTTATGGCTAATCATAATCCATGACAATTGAAGTGTCCAACTTGCCATGGTCCAGACCCACACACCAGTGTAAAGGAACATTGCGATATGTAAGGACAATGTcacctgcccaaatcctagtataaacatttagcagtcaagttagctcaatcgataaggcgttcgactatggtgcgagaggttgcgagttcgaaccctggcagtgcctaatacgctctcgtggaaaaattgagttagcttgaaattccctggacaaggaactcactgctaatttgtcccgttgtaacccgtacgaaattcggggagctgatcctggttgcgaaggttatttgtggaatgtctagggtgtgcgctcttgaagcagcaagtccctgatttgttgttaaatggtttatgcttgatgtgggccatagtggtcagcgacaacctgtaaagtgtgctgaggcttgtggatcaacgtctagatgttgtgcctgtgcgtagcgcactataaatcactgcgctttttttttcttaGTAATTGCCGGTAATAGATACTGCACAGAAAACAGATGTTGGCCACCTCCCTGGTCAATGATGTTTCCTCTTTAACCGGAACTATTATTTGTTTCAGCTACAGTGTACCCTCATGTATATTGTCCTGGATAGGATAAAATTCTGTTACCTATTACAATATGTTGAAAGGTCCAAGGTGACCTTTGTTGCTTTatcgataataatcaataaatcgattatccaataatatcaatatcgccGATATCATTTTATCGCCGAAAATCAATATATCTATTAAAGTTGCTGATAATGGAAAAAAAGTATCAAAAAATATGGAAAAAAGGACGGAAATTAAGCAATTTTCTTAGGTCATGTGATGATATCGTACAACTGGGGTTCCAAGGAGAAAGGCTTTACATGCCAGTAGCAAAtgaaacaagtattcctgaaaaacattggtgtcagttccaatttacaatgtaattattatttgaatgtaatgttaaagagaagttttgcactgtagcgctgacaagaacatgagtggtagttcatatatcattaaataggcccacatgttttggcgcaacgtaAGCCTTCTGTTCTTCAAATCTtttcagagggcgcaccaccCAATCACTCCACgctttatgtaccagtgaaattcggttaccatagtccaccgcttatttgagcttgttgctgctttattttctaaagataattGTCAAAATTAGCCGCTTccagctcatttgcttctggcaagtgtctacatgaaggaatctgagaaaaaatcccaatattttatttcagaggtgaagttttggcgcaaatttgaactatgtccggtttcaaaaatgagtgaatttttagggttaaatttgaaatggagccttgatctttggttcgagttgtattttttcctgaatgtattttatgctttctctcccccaccagctccaagtacagataaaatacaaaaagctgaaaaaaaaaaaaaagatgtggacaccgtcggcttcccccgtgtattatccgccggtgccattatcacgtgactgtagaaaaatgctgctgccaccagatatacatgtaggctaattaaaacagcgtattactatcaagacttatgtttgaaagctgtcctcagatcgatgcgtgaagtttccagtccatcacactacgtgctctataatattagtccatgtcgatattatcaagacagagattgcgtctgatgacgtcatctgtcaaagtcgttgatgatgaCCCGGTGTAACGGGCgccttattttaagcttattgttaattttgcaccttcaaaccgtataaaccatctcaaaagttaggtctttatagtaggaaactttctttagcgggggcaccatgtcaacaatgcctagaaaagttgctttttgccttgtaaaagtacgtaatttttcggcatttcctggtatcagcatggaagcaggtcgattcggaccaaaccaattcgtccacagttgacttggccatatgccaattcatgcattggccccaagctaagtcagccacaaaccaattcgatattgaccaaaagggataaacgatttaatatgttaatgaatatatgtgaccgtccatcaggaaacagctgtaaagtcggctcatggtcaattttgttttatttcgtgtttagaaaatatatcataagctttaaaatgaaaaatcatttgactccaaacgatatccagaagtaaaaaacaagggggttaagtgcacaacgtacaaaaaagtgactatatatcattaaccgatgatcctgcgaccactgacttttctgttcctttttgacatatggcacgactctctaagatatttggttaaaaatttaaaaaagtgactatatcttattaaccaatgatcctacagatatgcgaccactgactttttttttgttccttatgactaagggaaaagtttgacatatctcacgactctgtaggaaatgatgtacatcatcatcatcatacatcatcattttattttgcatacaaatcgacatacaaaatatataaaagacacaacatttgaatgaggagatgctcaaaaggcctgaagcgagcacccccttacactgccttaagggctggggtatgagcgtttggacagtatttattttgggacattagagcacatcagacatatcgaattgcattctgaatacgaagaatgtcattctgatatcaaataattttgatttttgaaattcgcaatttaatacacattttatggcaaatcattaaaattgatatttttgatatttaacagtacttgaagtaaactttataaatctgatgatatatacttaaagtgtatatgtaggtgggatgaaaaaccgacgatcaattgaaaattttgaccttttcgtattgaagatatggatttttttcccaaaacacaaaaaaaaaaattaggtctttttgggaaaaaatccatatcttcaatatgaaaggtcaaaattttcaattgaccgtcggcttttcctccctgctacatacactttaagaatatatcattagatttatataatttacttcgaggactgttatatatcaaaaatgtgaaaaatatcaaatttttataatttgtcataaaatttgtattatattgtgattttcaaaaatgaaaattatttgatatcagaaagacatgcttcagattcagaatgtaattcgacaggtccgaggtgctctcatgtcccacaaaaaatactgtcgaaacacaataaacgctcattttagatcccttaagttacaacaattacacaaagctaacaaataaaagaaagaggagaagaacatgcaaagaaagaagcaatatgaatatttataacatttcatatagacatttatatttatcagtaatattccatttcctaggaccggcagctcaccggaagcctgtgttgtgagggccacaataaCTGCAGCTACGCACCCGCTACATACAGATACGCTGaacgctgacttttttgttctttatgacctgaggaaaagttcgacatatcacacgactctttaggatatttggtttaaaagatagagggttaagtgcacaaagtacaacgaattggtttgtgactgaatgcaagacatcaaggcatctaaatatacagatttggtgtaaaaacaacggttatggagaaaatcacgaaatagttaaatttggccaactttttttgtacatcaatatacagggttcgaattagcatgtgggcgaattggtttggggctgaattgacgaatagtattgatatcgatattgatatttttacccacgtgatatttcgatatgatgattcgaattgtcatgtgatcgtcaaacctgtactaaaggtgtcagttctgcaggaactgacataAAAACTGAGGGATGAACTAATTATAGCAGATCGTTATCATGTATGGATGAATGTATGAAGACATGATTAATATTGGTAGGAAAGTCAATTTATTGATTTAAATCGATAATGAGTGGCCAATATATCTATCATTGACGGTGTAAGGATATTAACGATGCAACATTGGTAGCCGAAAcagataataatatatttttataaataGAAAACTTCAGAAGTGCAGCTTTGATCTTCAAAGCAATGTTACTTATTTCAAATGACATgctcaaatgttttgaaaattgttgttttatttttgcaGGAATATAAAAAACAGAAGGATGAAGAAATGAGAATAAAATTAGCCGAAAGTAGTAAATACAGAAGCTACAGAAGATATATGAAAAATAAAGGGCCTGGCCGCATGACATTTGATGAAGATTAGACAGCTATCAACCGTCCACATCAATTTGTTTACATTATTCTGCCTACATGTACAGGGAGAGATGTGTGTTTGCCTTGGTGACTACCCAGTGAGTTGTAAGGCACATCATGGGTTATATTTTTATATAGCctgtcaactcagaagtacaaagtaaatagacctcggaaactggaggtatgagaataattatttcagtgcaatgcgtgtgtaaatgcttctttggcgcgccaactaatgcgcgatttgtacttgccgagcgctcCACGCTCTTTATGTATCACATTTTTTAACGCAGTGCATGTGACACAAAACAtcgaccccgatgccacagatttggtttgtacttctaggttgaagcagt is a window from the Amphiura filiformis chromosome 12, Afil_fr2py, whole genome shotgun sequence genome containing:
- the LOC140166251 gene encoding dnaJ homolog subfamily C member 25-like, translating into MATKTYRRHVFLKILILSALPSLCTAFIEGLYCGKENCYDVLSVTRDSTRGEISKAYRSLARKYHPDKYKGKDAEEKFQAIATAYEILKDEEQREDYDDMLDNPDEYYRHYYQYYRRRVAPKVDVRIVIAVTITVISMIQYFSWWSRYNSAIKYLASMPKYRIKAIDLAKKEGLLQENKKKRGKTKEELKEEEENAIRTIIESNADIRGGYSKPKITDILWIQLVLSPWFLVQYILWHLRWIWKFIIKREEYGDDEKHYLIQRNLRVSQSQYDSIEAHERDEMFSKELWIRDKYVEYKKQKDEEMRIKLAESSKYRSYRRYMKNKGPGRMTFDED